CTTCGGCGGCATGACCTACATGGCGCAAGAGCTGCCCTTTGGTGGCGTGAAGGACTCGGGCTTCGGCCGCATGAACGGCGCCGAGGGCCTGCGCGCCTTCTGCACCAGCAAGGGCGTGCTGGTGGATCGCTTCTCCTTCGGCTTCCCGGCCAAGATCTTCCCAGCCACCGAGGCCGACTACGACACCACGCGCAACGCCGTGCGCCTGCTCTACGGCGCGTCGCTGGGCGAGCGAGCCAAGGCGCTGCGCGACCTCATCAAGAAACCGCGCTGACCAAGCGCAACCGCATCCAAGACTTTCGGAGACTCCTCATGACCACACGCTCTCTCGTCACCGGCGCCTGCGGCTTCGTCGGCCGCCACCTCACCCGACGCCTCGTGGAGCGCGGTGACACCGTCATCGCCACGGACATCGGCTCGCCCGACGCGCTCTCCAGCGTGGCCACGCGCATCACCTTCGTGAAGGCCGACCTGCGCGACGCCGAGGCCATGAAGAAGCTGTGCGCCGACGTGGACGTGGTGTTCCACTGCGCTTCGGTGGTGCACACCAACGCCACCATGGAGTCGCTGGTGTGGGACATCAACTACGGCGGCGCCATGAACATCAACAAGGCCTGCACGCGCGAGGGCGGCCCACGCATCGTGTACGTGAGCTCGGCCAGCGCCGTGTACGAAGGCAAGGACGTGGAGAACGGCGACGAGAGCATGCCGTACTCCAGCATCTCGCAGGCCAGCTACGCGGACAGCAAGATCGCGGCGGAGAAGGCCACGCTCGAGGCCGCCAAGCGCGGCGAGATCCGCGCGTGCTCGCTGCGCCCGCACGTGATCTTCGGGCCCGAGGACCAGCGGCTGATGCCCAACATCGTGCTGCGGGCGCGCCAGGGCCGGCTCATCTTCAGCGTGGGGCGCACGCCCAAGCTCTCGGACTTCACGTACATCGACAACCTGATCGACGCGCTCTTGCTCGCCGATGAGGCGCTGGCCAAGAAGCCCGACGAAGTGAACGGCGAGGCCTTCTTCATCACCAACGGCGAGCCCATGGGCTTCTGGGACTTCGTGGGCGACGTACTGGCCGAGATGAAGCTGCCGCCCATCCGCGCGGCCATGCCCTATCACATCGCCTATGCCGCGGCCGCCGTGGCCGAGGGCATCGACGCGCTGCGCGGAGGGAAGCTGGGGACCGCCAACGGGCTCAGCCGCTTCGCCGTGAAGTACATGTGCACGCACCACTACTTCTCCATCGAGAAGGCGCGCCGCGTGCTGGGCTACGAGCCCAAGGTGAGCGTGCGCGAGGGCATCACCCGCACCATCGCCACGTGGCCGGCCGAAGAGAAGGCGCCTGCGCGCAAGAGCGCGTGAGCCTGCCGAGGTGACACAGCCGATGGCGACCGAGACCAAGAGCGCTGAGCAAGCCGGCCGCGCCCCGCTGAGGGTGAAGGTGGCCCGCGTGGTGGAAGAGACCGCCGACGCGCGCTCCTTCGTGCTGGACGTGAGCGACGACACGCTGCGCAGCGAGCTGACGTACCGAGCGGGGCAGTACGTGACCGTGGAGATCCCCTGGGAGAGCTTCCACATCCACCGCTGCTACTCGTTCAGCAGCGCGCCGGGCGTGGACGCGCAGCCGCAGTTCACGGTGAAGCGCGTGGCCGAGGGGCGCATGTCCAATGCCCTGATCGACCGCGTGGCGGCCGGCGACACGCTCACGCTGCACCCGCCCGCGGGGCGCTTCACGCTGGACCGCGACGCCGGCATGCGGCCGCTCTCGCTGTTTGCGGGCGGCAGCGGGGTCACGCCCATCTTTTCGCTGCTGAAGGCGGCCCTGCGCGAGACGCGGCGCCCAGTGCGCATGCTGTATGCCAACCGCGACGCGGCCTCCACCATCTTCGCGGCGCAGCTGGACGCGCTGGCCCAGGAGCACGCGGGGCGCTTCAGCCTGCGGCACCACCACGATGACGCGGGCGGGTTCCTGACCGCCGAGACGCTCGCCGACTGGCTGCGCGGAGCGCCCGAGAGCGGCCGAGGAAGCGACCACTACGTGTGTGGGCCCACGCCGTTCATGGACGCCGTGGAGGCCGCGCTGCAGTCGGTCTCGGTGGATGACGGGCGCGTGCGCGTGGAGCGCTTCGTATCGCCTGCAGACCCGGACCGCCGTGACACGGAGCCAGCCCAGACGCCCACCTCCGGCACCGGCGAGGTGCCCGAAGACTTCTTGGTGACGCTCGGCTCGTCCATTCGGCGCGTGCCCTACAGCCGCTCGCTCACGCTGCTGGGCGCGTGCAAGGCCGCGGGCGTCAAGGCGCCTTCCTCGTGCGAAGACGGCTTCTGCGGCAGCTGCATGTGCCAGCTGGTGGAGGGCGACGTGGCCATGCTGAACCCGCTGGCGCTCACCGACAGCGACGTGGCCCGCGGGCGCGTGCTGGCCTGCCAAGCGCGCCCCACCAGCGCCAAGTTCCTGCACGTGGACTTCGACGCCGTGTCGTTCCGCGCGGGCGGCGACGGCGACGCCATGACCCCCCCGCTGTCCGCTTCTCGTGCTGCGCTCGTCGTCAGCTTGTGCGTGGGCGCAGCGCTGTTGGTGCGCTGGCTACACGCCATGATCTAGACTGGAGACATTCCCCCATGACCATGTTCGCCATCTTGATGTTCAGCTACGTGTGCGCCGGCATCGCCCTCGGCGTGCTGCACTTCACCTACCGCTCGGAGGTGGGGCGCCGCCACATGATCAGCGACGACCCGCACCGCAGCGTGGACGACAAGCGCCTGTACCGTGACGCCGCGCTGAACACCGGCGTGTCGGTGGCGCTCATCTTCAGCGTGACCTATGGCCTCGGCGACTACCTGTTCTACAGCGCGCCCACGCCCCTGTGGGTCATGGTGGTGGAGGCGCTGGCGGTCGTGTTCATCTACGACTTCGCCTACTACTTCTTCCACCGCTACCCGCTGCACGAGTGGAAGCTGCTGCGCTGGGTGCACGCGGTGCATCACGCGGCCCGCAACCCACGCACCATCGACAGCCTGCTGCTGCACCCCATCGAGACCGTGGGCGGCCTGAGCCTGCTGTTCGGCTCCATCGCGGCGGTGGGCGGCATCCACCTCTACACGTTCGCGGTCATCTTCGCGACGTACGCGGTGTTCAACATCCTGAACCACGCGGGCGTGAATTTCCCGCGCTTCCCCTTCAAGACGCTGGGTGAGCTGGCCGTGAAGCACGACCGCCACCACCACAGCATGCTGAGCGGCAACTACGCGTCCATCACGCCGCTGCCGGACATGGTCTTCGGCACGGTGGCCTGAGCGCCGACCCGGCTGGGCGGCTCACATCCCGTCGAGGAACAGGATGCGCGACAGGCGCTTCCCTGCGGGTGTGGGCACCCAGCAGGCGCCCGCAAGGTACAGCCCGCCGCCGTGCTGGAGCGCGATGTCCCCGCGAATGGCGCAGCAGCGGTCTTCGCACAGGATGTCACCCTCGCGCAGCTGGCCGAGGGCTTCGACCTCCTCTTCGCTCAGCGCTTCGTAAGCGGCATCGTCCAGCTCGCGCTCGGGCACCTGGATGGTGAAGCCCATCCCCACGTCGGTCTCGCTGCGATGGTGCGCGAGGACGCGCTCCCAGTCGGCTGCGTCGGCCACCCTCTCGGTGTGCTCGCGGATGCCGTGGATCAAGCGGAACGGCCCCGCGAGGTCGCCGGTCGCGCGTAGGTCCCCGCGCACCAGCGCTGCCACCCGCAGCAGGTCGGCGGGCGCGAGGCCGAGGTCCCATTGGCGCGGGAAGCTGCGGCACTCTCGGCGCAGGTCGTCCAGCAGACCATCGCGCCCGGCGGCGATCAGGGCACGGTCGGCCTCGGAGTCGCGGGCCAGGGACACGGGCTCCCGCTCGAGGCGCGCGCGGATCTCGCCGAGCGACTGGCGCTGCGCCGGAGTGAGGTCCGCCAGGCTGTCGCCACGCCAGTGCTCCCACGCGATCAGGCGCGCCTGCGCACAGCGCGACGCTGGGTCTTGGCCCGCGATGGTGTAGGGCAACCCCAGCTTCATGGGCAGCAACTCTCCGGCGTCCTCGAGCGCGTGCACCACGGCGTACTCGGCGTCCTCCATGCCGAGC
The Sandaracinaceae bacterium genome window above contains:
- a CDS encoding sterol desaturase family protein, producing the protein MTMFAILMFSYVCAGIALGVLHFTYRSEVGRRHMISDDPHRSVDDKRLYRDAALNTGVSVALIFSVTYGLGDYLFYSAPTPLWVMVVEALAVVFIYDFAYYFFHRYPLHEWKLLRWVHAVHHAARNPRTIDSLLLHPIETVGGLSLLFGSIAAVGGIHLYTFAVIFATYAVFNILNHAGVNFPRFPFKTLGELAVKHDRHHHSMLSGNYASITPLPDMVFGTVA
- a CDS encoding SDR family NAD(P)-dependent oxidoreductase: MTTRSLVTGACGFVGRHLTRRLVERGDTVIATDIGSPDALSSVATRITFVKADLRDAEAMKKLCADVDVVFHCASVVHTNATMESLVWDINYGGAMNINKACTREGGPRIVYVSSASAVYEGKDVENGDESMPYSSISQASYADSKIAAEKATLEAAKRGEIRACSLRPHVIFGPEDQRLMPNIVLRARQGRLIFSVGRTPKLSDFTYIDNLIDALLLADEALAKKPDEVNGEAFFITNGEPMGFWDFVGDVLAEMKLPPIRAAMPYHIAYAAAAVAEGIDALRGGKLGTANGLSRFAVKYMCTHHYFSIEKARRVLGYEPKVSVREGITRTIATWPAEEKAPARKSA
- a CDS encoding ferredoxin--NADP reductase, with the translated sequence MTQPMATETKSAEQAGRAPLRVKVARVVEETADARSFVLDVSDDTLRSELTYRAGQYVTVEIPWESFHIHRCYSFSSAPGVDAQPQFTVKRVAEGRMSNALIDRVAAGDTLTLHPPAGRFTLDRDAGMRPLSLFAGGSGVTPIFSLLKAALRETRRPVRMLYANRDAASTIFAAQLDALAQEHAGRFSLRHHHDDAGGFLTAETLADWLRGAPESGRGSDHYVCGPTPFMDAVEAALQSVSVDDGRVRVERFVSPADPDRRDTEPAQTPTSGTGEVPEDFLVTLGSSIRRVPYSRSLTLLGACKAAGVKAPSSCEDGFCGSCMCQLVEGDVAMLNPLALTDSDVARGRVLACQARPTSAKFLHVDFDAVSFRAGGDGDAMTPPLSASRAALVVSLCVGAALLVRWLHAMI